From Oreochromis niloticus isolate F11D_XX linkage group LG15, O_niloticus_UMD_NMBU, whole genome shotgun sequence:
AACTGAAGAGACGCTTGTCTTACAAAGGTCATCAGCTGTTTCAGACTGTAAGCTGGTCTAACTTGTGCAAGCACTGCATAACTCAAgcagattcatccacagtatAAGGATGTGAGCATCAGAGATGATGCTGAGCTGTGTGACCCAACACTtcctgatgaagatgatgaggaggaggatgatgaaAACATGAATGAGGACGATTATGATGAGGctgatttaatggaaattgacagctgtgagaaaaatgcactgagtgaagcacaaaataaaaatgaacaggaTATTGACATGTTACCCTGTGATGGTGAACAACCACATGAGCAGATGAGAGATGATTCAGAGCAAGCAGATGGACTGACTAATGGTGGTTTTGCACTTGAGTCCTGTTTGCAGCCCCTGATGTGGCTGAGGAATATTATGTTTCAGTGAAGGAATCTACTCTGTtgctcctgcagagagaaacaatCCAATAAGTTTTTTCAAAACACCTAAACTGGAGGCCATGGCCTtccctgtgcagtttcctacagGCCAAAACACACTTGATGAAAGAAGGCTGATCAAAGTATCCCCAGTGGGTATTTCAAATCAAGACTTTTCTGCACTGATGATCGTTTTGCCAGAGACACAAACTATTtgttctttgcacagtttgtgactgaaatacacttggctacttccagcatgacaatacagttaAGAAAGGCAAAGCCTTTGACCAGAGATGGGAGAAAAATAACCTCAGGCATGTTACAAGATAAACATGAGGTGGAGAAACTGGTGAAAAATAAAGATGCAGTGAGATTCATGCAGCCTCTGAGAGGAACCCCAGCCTATTGGGAGAAAACAACAAGAGATCTTTTTGCTATGATCAGACAGTTGGGAACTCCCACgttcttttgcacattttcagctgctgaaatgcgCTGGCCTGAAGTGATTGAGGCAATAACAAGGCAGCAAGGTGAACAAGTCAATTTTGAAGGACTGACTGGTCAGCAAAGTGTGACATCCTGAGGAGCAATCCTGTCACAACAATGCGCATGTTTGACAAGAGAGTTGAAGCATTATTCAGAGATTTACTCTTATCTCCTGCAGAGCcacttggcaaagtcattgactacttttacagagttgaatttcagcacagaggaagccCACACATACACTGTCTCCTGTGGGTAGAAGGTGCTCCTGTGtttgaggaggatgatgatcaactgttgttgattttataaacaaatacatcacaGCTCAGCTGCCTGATCCACATAAACACCTGAACTGTACAAGAAAGTAacagaagtgcaaaaacacagtaagaaccacacaaagacgtgcTTTAGGAGTTTAAGCTCTGGGTGCCGTTTtggttttcccaaaccaccctgCAATGAGACAATGATCACAAGACCAAGTGAGGATGATGAACTGGAGGTAGAAACAGCAAAGAACAAGCTCAGACCACTGAACCAGCTGCTGAATGAACCTGAAACTGCTTCCATGAGTTTAGAGCAGCTCTTGGCTCGATGCAAGCTGACGAATGCAGAATATGAGAGatacctgaataaaatgaacacaaggAGTACGATCATACTAAAGCGTGATCCAAAAGACTCTTGGATAAACGGCTATAATCCACatctgcttgaagcctggaacagTAATATCGACATAAGCTTTGTTCTAGATGCTTTCGGTGCAGCaaattatttaatgaaatatatatCAAAAAAAGAGGGCGGGCTATCTGAGTACCTGAAAACTGTCATTGAGAACTCCCATAAGGACAGTGTAAATGAGTGCGATGAAATGAGAGCCGTCATGCAGGCATATTCAAAGAAGCGAGAGATcagtgcacaggagtgtgttGCTCGTGCATGTGGTCTTCACATGAAGCAATGTTCACGTGCTGTAATATTCATACCAACAGATGATAATCCTGTGAAAATGAGTCGTCCCCTGTCAGTTCTGGACAACACAACACCTGAGTCTTCCAATGTTTGGATGACATCTTTGAATGACAATACAAAGCCAGACCTGAAACACCAGAGTAtgaggagatgtgcatggcagaCTTTGCTGCTACTTGCAGGATTGTCTATGGCCAACAGACAAAAGGTAAGATGTTTTGCCCCTTCTCAATGAGATGGGATTTGTGCAAAGGCGCAAAAATGATAAGCCTGCTATCATCAGATTTCACCGCTGCTCACAAGAAAACATCCAGAGCAATATTACGGAAGACTGCTTAAACTGTACCTTCCTCATCGTTCAGACCACGAACTGAAAACACCATCTTTGCCAACCTATCAGGCTTTCTATGGTGCTGGCTGTGTACAGCTACCAGGTACTGACCGTCTTGAGTACGTGCAACACATtgtcaaaagaaacagagagaaatatgagaaaaacagtGAGGAGATCGAGAGCGCTGTTGAGGAATATGAACAGAACAGAGGTATGACtgatgaatggtgtaatctggcACCTGAATCAGATCTCGTAAGGTTGCCACTTGTTGAacaagaaagagagcgagacaatgaaaatgaacaggaaGATGTGCCTGACTACAGCCGTCAGGCTGATGCTTCAACAGAAGTCAGAGCCATCAGGGAACCCCCTGCTATTGATCCCACGTTGTTACGTCAGATGTTTCAGAATCTGAATAAGAAGCAAGCCTGCATATTTTATGCAGTTAGAGACTGGTGCATTAAAAGAGTCTGTGCTCTAAATCcagagcagtttttcttttatattaatgGTGGTGCTGGAACAGGAAAATCACATCTTATCAAATGCATCTACTCAGAAGCATCTAAGATACTGAGCAAAGTGCCCAGATATGCAGACGACGTTGACATATCAAAACCCACTGTCCTGTTAACTGCTTTCACTGGGACTGCAGCATTTAACATTTCTGGAACAACACTGCATTCTCTTCTCAAGCTCCGAGAAGCTTAAAACCTCCCATTCAGGGACTTGGCAAtcagctggatgaagtcagatcagaacttttgaatgctgaaataatCGTCATTGACGAAGTGTCTATGGTGTCAAGACATCTCTTTGCATATGTAGATGCAagactcaaacagatcaaaGGGACTCGGAGACCCTTTGGAGGCATGTCAGTCATTGCTGTTGGAGACTTCTATCAGCTACccccagtgcgacagtctaaaccGCTCTGTGTGCACGACCCGTCCGAGATCGACCTGTGGCGggagcattttcagatgatcactctgacTGAGAttatgcgtcagaaagatgatgttgtCTTTGCTGAGATGCTGAACAGAATCCGTGTGAAAGGAAAGTTGGATGAGCTTTGCGAAGCAGATagagatttgttgtcacaggccatAACTGAACCAGCCCTTTGTCCGACTGATGCGTTGCACATTTTTGCAACTAATAAAGAAGTGGATGCACACAACTCTGCAACACTGGCTCTGCTCCATACTCATATCATTGACATCCATGCAGATGATTATAGAAAGGATCCTAGAACTGGCAGAATGGCACTTCAAGACAGACCATTCAAAGGAGGTAAAAACGAGTTACCAGACACACTGAAAGTTGCAGAAGGAGCTCGTGTCATGCTCACCAGAAACATTGACATACAAAATGGTTTGGTTAATGGAGCTTTTGGAAAACTACTTAGAGTAGTTTACTCTGAAAATGACCAACACATCATCAAGCTTGGACTTAAAATGGATAATGAGACATCTGGAAAGAATAACTGCACACCAGCAGACGACATGGtgtacattgagagagcagaggagaatctAAAGCAGAAAGGAGTGGTACGAAGACAGTTCCCAGTAAAGCTGGCCTTTGCATGTACAATACATAAGGTACAGGGTATGACAACCACATCAGCTGTTGTCTCTCTTAAGAGCATTTTTGAGCCCGGCATGGCCTACGTAGCTGTCAGTAgagtgacgtctctcagtggactgtATCTTCTTGatatggaggagaaaaaaatattcaccaaCCCAGAAATCACTGCAGCGCTTGAGAACATGAGACAAGCCAACCTTGATGACATGATGCCTCTTCTACACGTGAGAAAAACACTGAGCAGGTCAGAGGTTttcaccattgttcatcataatACAGAGGGACTGCCAGCTCACATTAATGACATCAAGAGTCACCATGAATTCTgtctagcagatgttttgtgcctaacagaaacacacctgCGGGGCTCTTTTGTCGCAGAGAGTCTCCACTTGGAAAATTACAAtttgttcaaacgcaacagacacctgtcctacacaaactttccccagatggcaaacagaagtggtggtggagttgctGTTTATGTGAAAAGTGACATTAAAGTGCATGAAAAACAGTACATCCATAATGTAACTGACCTTGAATTTCTGGCTTTAAAGGTTGAAGCACCAGTCAGTGCACTGATTGCAGTTGTAtacagacctccagactacaCTCTGAGGCCATTCCTGAAAAACCTGGTAAGCCTATTAGACTCATTAGAGATCATGGACTGTCATCCCATCATAgtttgtggtgattttaatgagAATGTTTTATCCAGTGCAAATAAACCAATCCTGGAGCTGTTTGAGTCTAGGGGATACGCACAGGTCATCACTGCCCTACTACAGAGAAGAACACACTGCTTGACCttattttcatttctcagcCAGAGCGATGTCTCCATTCTGGAGTCATGAAGACCTACCATAGTTACCATGACCCTGTATACTGTGCATTGTCCTGTGATGATTCATGATCTAGATCTTTGACTACAGTaagtaatttttatatttttgaatgaCTTAAGAAAGTAGAGCGATATTTAAAAGTTGACTTAAGAAAAAACGCCCTGCATTGCAGTATAATGTTTGAATTctttttacataaaatacaattaaatgaataaagtaATGATATCAGTAAAATatgacaattttatttattacagaaaATCTAAAAATCAGTAATCTATGaatgtcagaaaaatcaaatatagCAGTTTAAAACGAACAGTGTAGGCATATCCTCTGCAGCCAGGCTTCAAAATCCTTTCAGGCTGCCCCAGTCTCACTGTggctgggagggagggagggtggaccAGAGGATTGCCCACACAACACATAAATGTTCAACAGCTTCTtcattgtttctgagagaacaaCAATGACTAAaggttgctttttttaaaaaaaaaagaaaaaggaaaaaaagaaaaacctaatTACAGCAATAATGACAGTTAAGCCAGTTTATCTGTGCCTCtattttgaaataatatttacaaaaatgttattgattTCAGTTTGTTATAATCTTTAAACTTTTTCAAAAGTATATGATTATATTTTTGGACAAATCTTTCAatgaaacatacatttttatgagcttttatcgtgtttcagccagtgcatttatcaGGGTGGGTCTGGTCTGGGTtgataaatgcactggctgATAACTGCACATTTCTGGATTTCTGGCCAGAAATGTTTCAGCAGTGTCACATATGTACTACATATGTTACACTTGCTTTTTGTTACCAGCTGATACCCTACATTTGTATAGACATTGGATGGTGTGAGGCTGGGGAGTTGAGTGGAGTGGGTAGGTGGGAGTTgaatggggggtgggggtgcggTGGGAGGTtgttaggtttctttttttctttttttcttttcaagagAGACACAGTCCTCCTGTGTCTTCTCCAAGCTTCACATGTAAAATCCAACAGTGTGAAGCACATAGCAGCCAGAAACTGTAATGCCACAGATCAGAGAggcttcatcatcaccatcttcaTCGCCGTACGATCAGAGCGTGAGACttcacatctggagcacaggagACATTCTGTGATAAGTCCTCCTTCTAGCTTGTCCCACAAGCAGTTGGTGAGATTTACTCACAACAAAAAGGGTTAATGACATTATTTCCATGAAAACATGTATTAATTCTTTGtaaagtgtttaaattgtgttttcacttGACCTTAGGAGTGTTATGTTGAGTGTATTTTAATGTCTCTACTCAGGTGTTTCCCTCTGTGATCCATCCCCTTCAGAGCTGAGACACTCAAGACTGAACAGACTGCACAGTTTCTGTGACTGAGCCTCCAAAACACCTTCTTTGAAACCACACATGATAGAAGGGCTTTATATTTGCAGCAGCACTACTAAAGGTATTCAGTTTATTACaggatgtgtttgtttcttaggACCAGCTCTAAGTGCACACTACCTAACATATACACCTTTCTGTTCATTACAAACCAACTACTCTGGATCATATGGCCAGTCGGCAGGAATGTTTCTGCAGGAAAACATCACTGGAGATCACCATCATTGTCAGACTGACTGTGCCTCCTCTGTGCAGTGTCAAGATCCTCCTTAAATGAGTGTGTAagttaacattttcattattttattccttTTGACAAGTATCACCggtatttacatttacaactacATATGTTCCTGTTTTCTGCTCTTCTTTTAAAGTCCTCAGCTATCCTGCTTCTGTGCTGCttgccacacatcaaacactggCCGGATGACAGGGAGGATCCACTCTGAAGTCACTGGACATGATGAGGATCATATGGGACTTTATAGTTTCACAGAAATGTTGTGCTCTTTGATTACAGGTTTTAAATGGACATAATGACTGCCTCTCTCTGATCAACAGGCTAAAggattgttttcattgttagaGCTCTGTACAATGTAtgcttatttaatatttcatcacagagcaaacctttatttatttaacatatttttattttgttttaatgttgaatTAACTGTGGGGATTTTTTTAACTGGGCACTCGGGATGTCATATGACCAGAAATGTGGTAACTGGAATTCAACagtatggggaaaaaaaatctgctgagAACGAAACAGATGAAAAACCCCAAGAGAACTCAAATTCATTCCATGTAATCCaatctaaaacattttaaacttctgaacagcaacacaaacagtgtTAAAAAACAGTGTTAACAGAATGATTATGATGGGTTTGTACCAAAGTTTCAGGTCACATGGCACACCTAGTGTGTAGTGTGGGGTATCAGCTGGTAAGTAtaggttttttcatatttgtgtccTTAGAGTTCAGATAGATAAAGCCTTGTGTATAATAATTAGTCATAACCACAACTCAAAGTCAGGGACTAACTAAATTTGGGACTTTGTGTCTGAGCCCAGGTTAAAACACAGTGCTAAAAAGCATTAGTGGCATGGCTGAACAATGCTGTAAACTAATGATACTTATTTGTCCATGTTCACAAAAAGGactaatgtgtttatttgattatttgcaTGTGGTAAACTGTGTCACCACCTTAGGCTTTCATTTGAGTTTACTCAAAAATCTCTATACAGTTCTCTTTTACCACTGTGTGGACTCTGtttacattaaaacataaaaaagaatgaGTAATAAAAGGATGTGTAGACAGATCAGTAGATTAAGTAGACCGATAGAAACAGCTGTTCAGCCATGTTCTAAGAAACCAACACAATTTAAAGGTTCAGgattgtggttttaaaagttgaattttcatgtatttcatatgttgcttattattttcatttagttatttaatttagatattttttatttattctactgtgaagtgtttaacaaaaaaaagctactttaatttcaattttatttgtttgttattttgtaatttgttCTTTAAGAATGGAGTCTGTGCCAAAAACTAAAGTTGAACAGACACATGACAGGATCAGATTATTAACACCTTAAAACATTgcaaacgtctctttttaaaatgatttttattctattttgaaaaaaaaacatttgttgaaCTAATTTAAGTCCTTTTCAGAAAGAAGCTGTACAATATGACTtaagatttttatgttattttctatgaaatacaaaacaaattgaTGTATGTAATAccattaaacatgatatacacgTGTATATGTCTGAAAAACATTATGCTGTATATTAAAGCTTGTATTTTCTCCAGAATGTTTGTTCATCTGTTCAGCTCAATtcaacaaatttgtttttacatttatttttattttttttttatgaattagaGATTTATAATACACAATTCCACTCTTTAAGTGATTAGAAGAATATGAACTTCTGTTATTCATTCAgaggttttctgactctaaattttctaaattttcttttgtcattactcatctttttctaatttacattttaaacatgttcagctattttccaacttcttctgtatGAAAAttagctttcaaaagttctgcacttttgttttcaggttaaaaattctgtattttccagctaattcagcatttttagcttaatattcagtaattatttcatttcagtgcagacattcagattcaagcattcacactgcagtttcttcagaaaatgcactttctagttattatatcatattccgtacgttttttggcatctatctccttcaaaaccattcaacttagaaaaaccattcaaacaccattagattcctcttgttttggacatgactgcttctacttttctcatttataacatttatatttttaaaattattcaactttttcaacaaaaatttcccatgtatttcaatggggagacccttcaaattctcattcaactcactcctctttaaactgtatctacttccacatacattgacgtagagccatcattcaaactttaaaacgaagacatgacattcaactattcaacttgtatttatcttttcaatatctattatactttttcttcagttccagtttaagtttcatgatgttttttcacccgtttcagagtttataatgggtgtgtatgggacggaatgttggggctagagtgagacagctcaactgctagagtgagaggagcaagaaaattaatcttaaaatattttttaaaactgctgctgtgtccgcagcgtttgctctacaggtatgattttaccctcaaaacgtagccatcgctgtacTCTTTCAttcaatgtgtttactattgtactaggtgttatggttctttcataaatgtcaccaatgtgcagcctcctccctccaactcttccatagactctaatgttaaaatggctcagaaggtttgtttgaaaatcagaagtacaggctgtctttacattgtcaccacgtccatatattAAAATctacaggcatgaaaactgagaattcagtagagtagacattgctgtcgctcacggtgaaagaattttgtcaatacgacctatacttttcatttgggaaggatttgtttgggcctgacttttctgttcattttaagcagcaaaagtgaggtgcatgtctgtgtgcgtgtgtatggagccattgggtgcagtcactatagcaaccaggctcacacctgcctgcctaacgagctctgtctctcactgtgccaagattcatcttaaacacttctctttcaactgctgctgtgtccacagtgtttgctctacagacatcattttaccctcaaaacgtcgccatagttgttctctttccaacactgtgtgtttcaaagctcagagatgtaaagtttttaaactgtgtggatccaagtggagggatcacattttagtcattcagtgattcaaagaatatgaacttttaatattcattcagatgttttctgactctaaattttcttttctcatttcttaggtttttctaatttaaaatgaaaacattttcagctcttttccaacttctgtgTGGTTGTCAGCtattagcagttcagcacttttgttttcaagttacaatttctgtatttttcatctcattcaacatttttaacttaaaattcagcaattaattcttttcagtgcacacattcagattcaagcattcacactgcagtttcttcagaaaatgcactttctagtttgcattgtttttccttttttttttttaaagaaactatGTACAACAT
This genomic window contains:
- the LOC109194768 gene encoding ATP-dependent DNA helicase PIF1-like, with product MCMADFAATCRIVYGQQTKDHELKTPSLPTYQAFYGAGCVQLPGTDRLEYVQHIVKRNREKYEKNSEEIESAVEEYEQNRAPRSLKPPIQGLGNQLDEVRSELLNAEIIVIDEVSMVSRHLFAYVDARLKQIKGTRRPFGGMSVIAVGDFYQLPPVRQSKPLCVHDPSEIDLWREHFQMITLTEIMRQKDDVVFAEMLNRIRVKGKLDELCEADRDLLSQAITEPALCPTDALHIFATNKEVDAHNSATLALLHTHIIDIHADDYRKDPRTGRMALQDRPFKGGKNELPDTLKVAEGARVMLTRNIDIQNGLVNGAFGKLLRVVYSENDQHIIKLGLKMDNETSGKNNCTPADDMVYIERAEENLKQKGVVRRQFPVKLAFACTIHKVQGMTTTSAVVSLKSIFEPGMAYVAVSRVTSLSGLYLLDMEEKKIFTNPEITAALENMRQANLDDMMPLLHVRKTLSRSEVFTIVHHNTEGLPAHINDIKSHHEFCLADVLCLTETHLRGSFVAESLHLENYNLFKRNRHLSYTNFPQMANRSGGGVAVYVKSDIKVHEKQYIHNVTDLEFLALKVEAPVSALIAVVYRPPDYTLRPFLKNLS